TGGTATTGGCCTCTTTCTGCAGGAGGTCTCttaaattgttcaggaatggtttgagtaaCATGACAAgttgttcaaggtgttgactggcctccaaattccccagatctcaatccgattgagcatctatgggatgtgctggaccaacaagtcagatccaTGGAGGCcacacctcgcaacttacaggacttaaaggatctgctgctaacgtctttgtgccagataccacaggacacttttagaggtcttgtggagtccataccTCGAcgtgtcagagctgttttggcggcacgagggagacctacacgatattaggcaggtggttttaatgttgtggctgatcagtgtagaaGTTACTGTTACATCCACACAGATGGTCAAGCTTCCCATCccattaaagaaaaatgtaaacattaaaaatattcaaCGGCGACCTTTCATATGTTAAACTTACCAAATACACATGAAAAAGGTTTTCATTGTTTAAAACAGAGCGAGTAGACTTTTGTTTCGAGGTTGGCGCCGCTCAATCGTCCAATATTTTGGACAGTCTGTTATTGTTCATCCTCTCCCTCTCACACCACACTGTGTTCTGGCGCGGAACTGCAGGAGGTATTTAAATACGGATTCATAAAATATCTGGATAAGGGGGACTGTGATGTGAGAAGATAGCCATAAATACACGATTGACATTCATTTGTGGCagttataattgtattttattactatatatttggaaaaataaaagtgttgtttttgcattattgTCAATACAATGTGCCCAACATTAACGTTAAACTGAGTCGGTGCACCCCTCTCAATCATCATGATGTGGACCGGCCGTCGCCTGGCAGCCAAGAAGGGCAGACAGATGCGAGAAGGCGGTCAGTCAGTTACTCCAGCATAAGTATCACATAATCAAATTGAAGTAAGGTAGGTTGGAACCAGTCGCTTATCTTTTTAACTTGATTACAATTTCTTATTCAATCTAATTATTTGAGAGAGTAATTGTGTATAGTCTCGTTTTCTTTTCGACCATATGTTACCAGGCTACTTAACTTGTCTGGTCattgtctgtttttttgtgttttgtttgtttgtctataTATTGTCTCAATAGCAGCCCAGAGTTTTGATGTGGACAAGCCGACTTGTATTGAAACGGCAGCTAAATGACAAATCCATTTAACCAGCTAACTAGCTAATCGTTTAGCTAGCTTGTTGTGGTTAATAGATATGGTGACACATgcgctttaaagggatagttgacccgaaaatgaaaatgatctcatcatttactcaccctcatatcatctcagatgtgaattactttctttcttatacggaacacaaacaaatatttctagaagaatatttcagctctgtgggtactttacaatgtaagtgaatggtgaccagaactttaaagctccaaaagcacataaagacagcataaaattaatccacaagacaaacgatatgaaaggtgtgtgtgagaaaaatatcaatatttaattcctttttactatacactgatcagccacaacattaaaaccactgacaggtgacgtgaataacatttataatcttgttacaatggcacctgtcaagggttgGGATATATTCGgaagcaagtgaacagtcagttcttgaactTCATgttgttggaagcaggaaaaatgttgggtgttcccagtatgcagtgctCCAAGGAAAGACAACTAAAGAACCagtgacagggtcatgggcgcccaaggctcattgatgcacatgaggagtgaaggctagcccgtctgaaaaaaaaaatgttgacctccaaattccccagatctcaatccgattgagcagaTGTGCTGGACGGACCAataagtccgatccatggaggcccaacCATGATACTTGCACACTCCACAGAACTTGGCAGGGGCGAAAGGACATGGACTTAGTGTCCTCCCCACTCTTAAAGGCACCTAGTTGTTGAGCGGGGTTGTGCTGTAGTAAAGACACCTCCGCTTAAAGCTTTGAAGCTTCACAGGTCTGGCCACCatcgcattgtatggacctacagagctgaaatattcctggTTGGAAGAAAATTACATTAGCATATCCATGTGGTTTAACTTTGACAAATGTTTGGTACAGTTTATTGATTCTCAGGAAACCTGTCCAGAAAATGGTCTGGTCCTATTTTACCACACAATCAATAGAAACAAGTAAGAAATTATATTTGCATATAGAAAAAGTAGATTTTAGGgctattgagattttttttttacattgacattattttcatgaccgATGCACACATTTTACAACAGTTCAACAGCAtctttttactgtaataaatataggtttcattttcattatgcaaaaaataaataaatacattgttcaGATACTCCCACCCCAActaatgccattggttgagtaacattgttggggtGGGTCTCTTAAAACAAGAGGAATTTTAAAATGCcatagacaatttttttttttagttttcaagaaaattaaactgtaaatgGCTTGcttagttgtttctgcatattcaGCTGGAATAGaagtattttttaacaaaaaagttaCATCAGCTTTGACTATATATATTGGGGGGTAAATATAACCAGGATATTTTCTTGAccggtttcatgagaatcacccagtCTATCTCTAAAAACGATGTATCTCTATTACATTGTCGTTCAGCTTTCCATCAATCACACAGGCAGTTTTCAGTCTGCTGGTCATGGCTAAAGACCCGCTGGCAGAGGCTGGTCTTCATTTTGATGAATTCAACAAACTACGAGTACTTGAGCCTGACGTGAGCCAGAAAACTACAGAGCTCAAAGAGGACTGTGAGGACTTTGTTGACAGTGAGTTTTAGTGTGCTCATTTGGTTGTTGAGGAGCGCATTTATTCTACTTTAATGTGCAGAGGGAACAACATTTATGTCTTTGGGGAAGATGTTTTGCATCTCTTAGTGTTTCAGAGTACAGACAGACCAATGGCTTTGCATTTGTTTCTGAAAACAGAGATTGGCCAATTTCAGAAAATTGTAGGTGGACTTATTGAACTTGTGGATGAACTAGCAAAGGAAGCAGAAACCGAAAAAATGAAGGTATGCACTTGCATTTACAATTAATATAATCCAAAGTAGTCTTTTGTTCTTCTAATGTCCTACATAATTATTCTACAGGCCATAGGTGCCAGAAATTTGTTGAAATCGGTTGGAAAGCAACGTGAGGCTAAACAGCAACAGCTTCAAGCTCTGATCACAGAAAAGAAAATGCAGTTGGAAAGGTACAGTCATATTTGGCTCATAATTAGATTACAAGTACTGTTTATGATTAATCAATAATCTACCATAATGAGAACATAAATTCTTCTCTTTTGTTTTCCAGATATCGAATAGAATATGAAGCTCTTCAAAAAGTGGAAGCAGAGCAGAATGAATTCATTGACCAGTTTATACTGCAGAAATGAAAGTGCTGTTTGCTTTCAAGATTCCACTATTTTTTCAATAACATCTTGTCTATTGGACAACAAAAGTGATGTTATGCATCTGACTTGCAATGACTTCCTTAAGTGCTGTATCTTAAGCTATGTTAATTGAGTTGACTAGTCAATAGGTGACAGATGTCTGTTTCAGACTCAACCTTTGACTCTGTTGCATTAACATTGAGTGCTGTTGCATGGCCAGATCCAAGGGAAACACACTTCCCCACAATATATCATAATCTCAAATGAATGCTGTTTATATACAAAAGTTATTTATACTATTTATATGGAAAATTACTTTGATATTTCTTACAACAGAAAAATGCAGTATTTGcatattactgtaaataatttcaTCATGAGACTTCTTgggataaatgttttattttctgtatgaTTTGTACTTTAATTGCCGTTTGTGACTTGAACCCATCTACAATTTACTTTATCATATCCTCATGACATCTTTACAGTTTGTTAGTGGGACCACACCAGAAACACTTTGCATTGGACATACAGCAGAGGTACTGTACTTTTCAAAACCAAATAGTGCATTCATTTATTATTCGTTTACATTTACCTTACGGTAGATCATCAAGTGTGTTATCTCAATATTTGACAAACTTCATACACATTTGAAGTACacatgaataaaaatatattttgcaattaccttattttgtcatctgtAAACAAAATATTGAATCAATTACTGCTTGATGTGCAACGGCTGCATACAGTTCTCGAATttctgtaatttgtaatcagtaccagattacattccATAAGTGATTTACAATGTATCCAGCCTTACACTTGTCAAACAGTGGAATGTCTACAGGTCTGTGAAAAGGATGAACTGGCAACTATCTTTGTTTCTTGGACTTTGTGGAAGCTTTTCCACTTGGAGAGGTTGAGTTATATGCTGAGCTGAAGAGCATGGTCAGAAGTATCATAATAGGGATGATAAGGTATGGCGCATAAATGGACACAAGATTCAGACGTTCATTCAGAGTTTGCGGACCTGGATGTGGTTTCTGAGGAAAGTTATAGAACAGGATGTGGCCTAAGATTGGGACCAGAGTGGTGGCCACATGAACGGAATAAACAATTGCTGGTGTTCTGATCCATTTGCAGCCACctattaaacaaaaacatataggTATGGATAATGAGACCATTGAAGCCTATACCACAAATATGCACATAGtcaccactagatgtcactgtaGTCCCATTCAAAACTTCTGATTTCATTAAATCATTCACTCAAATCTTTGCAGTACTGACCCTTCAGGAAAGCGTACGCTGCGACTGGGAAAAAGGGCAGCTGCACAAGAGCCTCGCAGAATACAAAAGACTTGAACCACACAGGTGGGTCCATCATCATCGGATCCTTGAATTCGGCAGCATACCACTGCAATACGTTTTTCAGCTGTAAAGCAAATAATCATATCAACCCTTAACCTAGATATGTGCAGTGACAAATACAAAGACTGCACAAAGTGCAAACTTACCGCGGGTGGATACACATGTTCAGGTAGTAAAGCTTGGAAATCAATGAGGACAGTAATTGGAATGTGcgatgcaaaataaatgaaaaatacaatttctaAGACGCGAAGAAACATTTCGAATTGGAGTTTTAAAAACAAGTTAATGGTAACTGTATTTGCTAAGCTCCTCCTCTGTCGgagttgtgtggcagcagtgagtGGACGGACGGCATCAGTGGTCAGTGTAGAGTAGCGTGTTGCTCCTCCGTTTCTGATTGGTCCTTCGGCTCGGTTAATACTTGTCTATTTCTTTCCATTGGTCTACCAGCTCGGTTGATTCTTGAAGTGGGCGGATTCCTGATTGCTTATTGGCTGATAATCATGGAGCGTAACCGAAAAAAAACTCTTGCAAACTACCATAGTAATCATATATCCGCCAAAATGCCTGTGAAAGGCTACTACATTTAGTTACAACACTAAAGAATTGGCCACTTCTGTCATTAAAAAACccaataataatgctaataatattttgaaagcatttctaaaagcttttttaaaaatttttaagaAAATACCACAACAAATTTTCACCAAAAGTTACTACGCAAGACTTTGGTGAAGCACAAGCCTCCATTAAATATTTAACGATAAATTATATGGTGTTTAAgtgtgcactcagtcatttttccccattaaaaagttttactcctatagaaattaataataattttgaaacatatgtataaatcatgaccattcacatgagatgaggactctagtcatatcattAACCTTACAAAAGCtggtttattctacatggggcaggggtgccctcatgggggctgccattttagaatcacacaacaagctgaatactactcgcttaatctctgtaaccatcttgttattggacactttcactcttgggttaaattaatcatggtttattgtgaatagtgaattactacaatggcatctgtaactgaaaactgttgattttgaatgatgctgcatccacaccactaggtgtctctgtaagtccaagatgacacgagcataacattactgagtgcacctttaatattatGTGCATTGTGCGTTCATCACAACAGATGTGATAATTTTTGgaatgttttattttcaaaattatgcatggaaatatgtcaaaaatactttTGGTTATTAGAGTTGTGTAATCGTCCTTAAATAcgaaaaatgtttaaaaagtatGTACAGATTTAATGGAGTGTTACATGAGAAAAATTATTGTCAcaaaagtttgctgcaaagctcatttgcatgtgaaaataatgaaaatataatataataatatttaccaCAGGGCTAAAGGCATTGCCCCCTTAGATTTTTCCTTGTTCCACCTTTAAAACTTCTGAAACCCCTAGACCAACACCAAAACACGATCAAGGGGGACCAACCCAAGCAAAATTATCAAGGAGGAGCACCCCTAGTCTGACAAAGAGATATACAGTTGGCCACCTCCCCCAAAGATCACATCCTAGTACCGCCCCTGGTTATTAGATGTATGTGAAGCAAcaagttgtttatttttggtctgtttctttTGCATTCATGACCTTTTGGTTGTCAACGTCTACATAATCCTGCAACATATCAATAATGCCTTATCACTTATCTGCAGGACAAAGGTATGACAATTTCAGTATGAATCAAGGCCAATGATGACTCACTCCTGATCACGCGCCACGAAATTCTCCAGGattctgaaaatgtctgtaaacaaAGTTCTGGGCGTGTAAGGATCCAACCAGCAGTCTTGCATGACCTGTTCTCTACATTTTAAAATAGAACATTAATT
The sequence above is a segment of the Xyrauchen texanus isolate HMW12.3.18 chromosome 38, RBS_HiC_50CHRs, whole genome shotgun sequence genome. Coding sequences within it:
- the LOC127631806 gene encoding intraflagellar transport protein 20 homolog, with amino-acid sequence MAKDPLAEAGLHFDEFNKLRVLEPDVSQKTTELKEDCEDFVDKIGQFQKIVGGLIELVDELAKEAETEKMKAIGARNLLKSVGKQREAKQQQLQALITEKKMQLERYRIEYEALQKVEAEQNEFIDQFILQK
- the LOC127631805 gene encoding sigma intracellular receptor 2-like, whose translation is MFLRVLEIVFFIYFASHIPITVLIDFQALLPEHVYPPALKNVLQWYAAEFKDPMMMDPPVWFKSFVFCEALVQLPFFPVAAYAFLKGGCKWIRTPAIVYSVHVATTLVPILGHILFYNFPQKPHPGPQTLNERLNLVSIYAPYLIIPIMILLTMLFSSAYNSTSPSGKASTKSKKQR